The nucleotide sequence TTGGTCGGACCGCTGAAACGCGTTGACCAGCCAATGAAGGGGCCGCATCTGCCGCTGGTGCCGGATAGGATTCACCGCATGGAGATCGTCTGCCCCTACTGTGGCGAGACCATCGCCGTTTTCATCGACGAAGGAGGCGGGCCGATGCAGCGCTATGTCGAGGACTGCTCCGTCTGCTGCCGGCCCATCGAGCTATCCGTCGACGAAACCGAGAACGGCGACTTCAGCATCGTTGCAGTGCGCGGCGACGAGTAATGGTCGTGAACTGACGCATCGCGCCTGAGGAGCGCAGCGCCAACTGCTCTTTTGCCGACCGGCAATGC is from Deltaproteobacteria bacterium and encodes:
- a CDS encoding CPXCG motif-containing cysteine-rich protein, whose amino-acid sequence is MEIVCPYCGETIAVFIDEGGGPMQRYVEDCSVCCRPIELSVDETENGDFSIVAVRGDE